One Phocaeicola dorei genomic region harbors:
- a CDS encoding DUF1893 domain-containing protein has protein sequence MDKLIKLLHEGNYSCVIKNKEISTFTQRGITDLYDLLNTDPAFLRGAQIADKVIGKAAAVLMVLGRVQEVYTDIISEPALVLLRRANIKLDCMQVVPRIQNRDRTGWCPLETLCYEENSLEILYSIIHDFVERMRNNL, from the coding sequence ATGGATAAATTAATCAAACTGTTGCATGAAGGTAATTATTCTTGTGTAATAAAGAATAAGGAAATCAGCACTTTTACACAGCGTGGAATAACTGATTTGTATGATTTGTTGAATACGGATCCGGCTTTTCTGCGTGGGGCTCAGATTGCTGACAAGGTGATAGGAAAAGCTGCTGCTGTTTTGATGGTATTAGGTAGAGTACAGGAAGTTTATACAGATATTATCAGTGAACCTGCATTGGTTTTATTGCGGCGTGCGAATATAAAGCTAGATTGTATGCAGGTAGTTCCTCGTATTCAGAATAGGGACCGGACAGGTTGGTGTCCTTTGGAAACTCTTTGTTATGAGGAGAATTCTTTGGAGATTTTGTATTCCATTATTCATGATTTTGTAGAAAGAATGAGAAATAATTTATAA
- a CDS encoding pyridoxamine 5'-phosphate oxidase family protein, whose product MNYTNEQIRRQDRLLEKEKAISLLKNGEYGVLSMQDEENGAYGVPINYVWNKKNSIYIHCAPEGRKLHCIKRCNTVSFCIIGKTHIISNQFTTEYESIILKCRAYIGLNEEERINALHLLIEKYSPNDKVIGNQYAQKSFHRTEIIRLDIEEASGKCKHIPMK is encoded by the coding sequence ATGAATTATACGAATGAACAAATCAGACGCCAAGACCGTCTGTTAGAAAAAGAAAAAGCTATCAGCTTATTGAAAAACGGAGAATACGGAGTTTTGTCCATGCAAGATGAAGAAAACGGCGCTTATGGAGTTCCTATCAATTATGTATGGAACAAGAAAAATTCCATTTACATTCACTGTGCTCCCGAAGGACGAAAATTACATTGTATCAAACGCTGCAACACCGTTTCTTTCTGTATTATAGGAAAGACTCATATCATATCCAATCAATTCACAACTGAATATGAGAGCATTATATTGAAATGTCGGGCATACATTGGCTTAAATGAAGAAGAACGAATAAACGCTTTACATTTATTAATAGAAAAATACTCTCCAAACGACAAAGTAATTGGTAACCAATATGCCCAAAAATCTTTTCACAGAACAGAAATTATCCGACTAGATATAGAAGAGGCAAGCGGAAAATGCAAACATATACCTATGAAATAA
- a CDS encoding helix-turn-helix domain-containing protein: MSDQIKQIAERLQGLRDVLELTPDEVAKSCQLSVEEYLGMESGEKDISVSALQKIARKYGIALDVLMFGEEPKMSSYFLTRCGSGVSVERTKAYKYQSLASGFRGRKADPFIVTVEPKPENTPIHFNSHEGQEFNLVIEGRMLLNINGKELILNPGDSLYFDSSIPHGMLALDDKTVKFLAVIL, from the coding sequence ATGAGTGACCAGATAAAACAAATAGCTGAGCGTCTCCAGGGATTAAGAGACGTTCTGGAACTGACTCCTGATGAAGTGGCTAAAAGTTGCCAGCTTTCAGTGGAAGAGTATTTGGGTATGGAAAGCGGGGAGAAAGATATTTCTGTCAGTGCTTTACAGAAAATAGCCCGTAAATACGGTATTGCATTGGATGTATTAATGTTTGGTGAAGAACCTAAGATGAGTTCTTATTTTCTGACTCGTTGTGGTTCAGGAGTGTCGGTAGAGCGTACCAAGGCGTATAAATATCAGTCATTGGCTTCCGGTTTTCGTGGGCGTAAGGCTGATCCTTTTATTGTAACTGTAGAACCGAAACCGGAAAATACTCCGATTCATTTTAACTCACATGAGGGACAAGAATTCAATTTGGTTATTGAAGGAAGAATGTTACTTAATATAAATGGAAAAGAATTGATCTTGAATCCAGGTGACAGTCTTTATTTTGATTCTTCTATTCCACATGGTATGTTGGCATTGGACGATAAGACTGTGAAATTCTTGGCAGTAATATTATAA
- a CDS encoding AMP-binding protein — translation MVEKFLEQTTFTSQEDFIKNLKIKIPENFNFGYDIVDAWAAEEPDKKALLWTNDKGEHIQYTYADLKKYTDMTASYFQSLGIGHGDMVMLILKRRYEFWYSIIALHKLGAVVIPATHLLTKKDIVYRCNAADIKMIVAAGEDVITKHIIDAMPDCPSVKKLVSVGPDIPEGFEDFHKGIEKATPFVKPEHPNTNEDTSLMYFTSGTTGEPKMVAHDFTYPLGHIVTASFWHNLHRDSLHLTIADTGWGKAVWGKLYGQMIAGANIFVYDHEKFTPADILGKIQDYHITSLCAPPTIYRFLIKEDISKYDLSSLEYCTTAGEALNYSVYETFKKITGIRLMEGFGQTETTLTLGTFPWMEPKPGSMGVPNPQYDIDLLTHDGRSAEDGEQGQIVIRTDRGKPLGLFKEYYRASELTEDAWHDGIYYTGDVAWRDEDGYFWFVGRADDVIKSSGYRIGPFEVESALMTHPAVVECAITGVPDEIRGQVVKATIVLSKTFKGKEGPELVKELQDHVKRVTAPYKYPRVIEFVEELPKTISGKIRRVEIREKDK, via the coding sequence ATGGTAGAAAAATTCTTAGAACAGACCACATTTACCTCACAAGAGGACTTTATAAAGAATTTAAAGATTAAAATCCCTGAAAATTTTAATTTTGGTTATGATATAGTAGATGCTTGGGCTGCCGAAGAACCCGATAAGAAAGCATTGTTATGGACTAATGATAAAGGGGAGCATATACAATATACTTATGCTGACTTGAAAAAGTATACGGATATGACTGCTTCTTATTTTCAGAGCCTTGGTATTGGTCATGGCGATATGGTGATGCTTATTTTAAAGCGTCGTTATGAGTTCTGGTACTCTATTATTGCCTTGCATAAATTAGGAGCTGTGGTTATTCCTGCGACTCATCTGTTGACGAAAAAGGATATCGTGTATCGTTGTAATGCTGCTGATATCAAGATGATTGTAGCTGCAGGAGAAGATGTGATAACAAAGCATATTATAGATGCCATGCCCGATTGTCCTTCAGTAAAAAAGTTGGTCAGTGTAGGACCGGATATTCCGGAGGGTTTTGAAGATTTTCATAAAGGTATTGAGAAGGCTACTCCTTTTGTTAAACCGGAACATCCTAATACGAATGAAGATACTTCATTGATGTATTTCACTTCGGGTACTACAGGAGAACCTAAGATGGTGGCACATGATTTTACATATCCTTTGGGACATATTGTAACTGCCAGTTTCTGGCATAATTTGCATCGTGACAGTCTTCATCTTACCATTGCCGATACAGGTTGGGGGAAAGCTGTTTGGGGAAAACTTTATGGACAGATGATAGCAGGAGCCAATATTTTTGTGTATGATCATGAGAAATTTACACCGGCAGATATTCTTGGAAAGATTCAGGATTATCATATCACTTCTTTATGTGCTCCTCCCACTATTTATCGTTTTTTAATTAAGGAGGACATTAGTAAATATGATCTTTCTTCTTTGGAATACTGTACTACGGCGGGAGAGGCTTTGAACTATTCTGTATATGAAACGTTCAAGAAAATCACAGGTATTCGTCTGATGGAAGGTTTTGGACAAACGGAAACCACGTTGACTTTAGGTACTTTTCCCTGGATGGAGCCTAAACCTGGAAGTATGGGGGTACCTAATCCTCAATATGATATAGATTTGTTGACCCACGACGGGCGTTCTGCTGAAGATGGAGAACAAGGTCAGATTGTTATTCGTACAGATAGGGGTAAACCATTGGGATTGTTCAAAGAATATTATCGTGCTTCGGAATTAACGGAAGATGCTTGGCATGATGGTATTTATTATACAGGTGATGTGGCTTGGCGTGATGAGGATGGTTATTTTTGGTTTGTAGGTCGTGCTGATGATGTGATCAAGAGTTCGGGTTATCGTATAGGCCCGTTCGAGGTGGAAAGTGCTTTGATGACTCATCCGGCTGTTGTGGAATGTGCCATTACCGGTGTGCCTGATGAAATCCGTGGTCAGGTGGTAAAGGCGACGATTGTCCTTTCTAAAACTTTTAAGGGTAAGGAAGGACCTGAGTTGGTAAAGGAGTTACAAGATCATGTGAAGCGTGTGACTGCTCCGTACAAGTACCCACGTGTCATAGAGTTTGTAGAAGAACTTCCAAAGACCATCAGTGGAAAGATTCGTCGCGTGGAAATCCGTGAAAAGGATAAATAA
- a CDS encoding SusC/RagA family TonB-linked outer membrane protein: MLKRLKSVSMLLFLMGASTGAAYAVANPGVAGVKITQQNGACTGVVVDATGETVIGASVIVKGTTNGTITGLDGDFSLSNVKKGDIIQISFVGYQTVEIPWNGQPMNVTLQDDTQTLGEVVVTALGIKREKKALGYAMQEVKGDALLEARETNLANALTGKVSGVQIIRSSNGPGGSSKIQLRGANSVTGLNQPLIVVDGVPMDNFTGASNNDIDNPTLDMGNGLSDINAEDIESMSVLKGASAAALYGSRAGNGVILITTKKGTKREGLGITISGSVSAETTFMLPKRQKTFGQGENGVFDSTNGYSWGPEVTGQSYTKWDGTTANMQIFDNVKNFFDTGVNLSESISFQQQYDKTSIYTSLNRMDDSSMIPGANLSRTNLTLRASSTFGKDDRWSIDAKVQYINTLAENRPISGARGNNAFYTIFNMPTTIDIRDFSSPVKDEYGEMIWWSKGGINPYWSKDYNPNKDSRNRFLMNGSLKYKFTDWLDAEIKAGSDMYFTEGEEKLYAGSPTNNKNSRYSTSEKKFFENNFSFLISGHKDELFGKFGGNFSFGGNLMERKSTGLDNAMGKLTAPDLFSLANGDKKDLSITETYIHKKINSLYGTLGINYNGWAFLDATFRNDWSSALNKENRSFFYPSVSLSWVISDMVGKVGKGMPEWFTYAKARASFAQVGNDMDAYQLYNTYSIGSDPNGNTTAGQGKTKYDADVRSELITSWEAGAELKFFNNRLGVDFAWYKTNAKRQLMNIPLNNLSGYDNMKVNAGNIQNTGIEIMLNARPIETTQFSWDTQLNFSQNKSKIIELLPGKPGMQYALGGSDALQVYAVAGGAYGEIWGTKYQRVEEGEFKGQLLLNESGLPQATSDKHKIGEQQPDFLLGWTNTFNYKNFTLSFLIDGRFGGDIFSFTNMNLQRSGISECTAPGGKREDIVVAGVIKDGNGYKVNDQSVSLERYYKALATGRAGISEAYIYDATNIRLRNIALSYRFPSSMLKKTPFQQVKLGFTVNNVWMISSHLDGIDPESVYATSTNATGLENSSAPTSRSYLFNVTLGF, translated from the coding sequence ATGTTAAAACGACTAAAATCAGTCAGTATGTTGCTGTTCCTAATGGGTGCCTCTACCGGAGCAGCATACGCGGTCGCCAATCCTGGCGTTGCCGGTGTGAAAATCACACAACAAAATGGAGCTTGTACAGGAGTTGTAGTAGACGCTACAGGTGAAACTGTCATTGGTGCGTCTGTTATAGTGAAAGGTACGACTAATGGTACGATAACCGGACTTGATGGCGACTTCTCTTTATCCAATGTGAAAAAAGGGGATATCATTCAAATTTCATTTGTAGGTTATCAAACAGTAGAGATTCCTTGGAATGGACAACCCATGAATGTAACTTTACAAGATGACACACAAACATTGGGCGAAGTTGTAGTGACTGCTCTTGGTATCAAACGTGAGAAAAAAGCGCTAGGTTATGCCATGCAGGAGGTAAAGGGTGACGCGTTACTTGAAGCTCGTGAAACGAACCTCGCAAATGCTTTGACAGGTAAAGTTTCAGGTGTCCAGATTATTCGTTCAAGCAATGGTCCTGGTGGCTCTTCCAAAATCCAGCTTCGTGGTGCGAATTCTGTAACAGGTTTGAACCAGCCGTTAATTGTTGTCGATGGTGTGCCAATGGATAACTTTACAGGAGCAAGTAATAATGATATTGATAACCCGACATTGGATATGGGTAATGGACTTTCAGATATTAATGCTGAAGATATTGAGTCCATGTCTGTGTTGAAAGGTGCGTCAGCTGCTGCACTTTATGGTTCTCGTGCCGGTAATGGTGTTATTTTGATTACAACTAAAAAAGGAACAAAGCGTGAAGGTTTGGGTATCACCATCTCAGGTTCAGTTTCTGCTGAGACAACATTTATGCTCCCTAAACGCCAAAAGACCTTTGGACAAGGTGAGAATGGTGTGTTCGATTCAACTAACGGCTATAGCTGGGGACCTGAAGTAACAGGGCAAAGCTATACAAAATGGGATGGTACAACTGCAAATATGCAAATCTTTGATAACGTAAAAAATTTCTTTGATACAGGTGTGAACTTATCAGAAAGCATATCATTCCAGCAGCAATATGATAAAACATCCATTTACACCTCATTGAATCGTATGGATGACTCCAGCATGATACCGGGCGCTAACTTAAGCCGTACAAACTTAACTTTGCGTGCATCTTCTACTTTTGGTAAAGATGATCGTTGGAGCATCGATGCAAAAGTACAATACATCAATACCCTCGCAGAAAACCGTCCTATCAGTGGTGCACGTGGGAATAATGCATTTTATACTATTTTCAATATGCCTACGACTATTGACATCCGTGACTTTTCCAGCCCTGTCAAAGACGAATATGGCGAAATGATCTGGTGGAGTAAAGGGGGAATCAACCCTTACTGGTCCAAAGATTATAATCCAAATAAAGATAGCCGTAATCGTTTCTTGATGAACGGATCATTGAAGTACAAATTCACAGATTGGCTGGATGCTGAAATCAAAGCCGGTAGTGATATGTATTTCACTGAGGGTGAAGAGAAATTGTATGCAGGAAGTCCTACTAATAATAAGAACAGCCGTTATAGCACTAGCGAGAAAAAGTTCTTCGAAAATAATTTCAGCTTTTTGATCAGTGGCCATAAAGATGAATTGTTTGGAAAATTTGGTGGCAATTTCTCTTTTGGTGGTAACTTAATGGAAAGAAAATCTACAGGTTTGGACAATGCTATGGGAAAATTGACTGCGCCCGATTTATTCTCTCTAGCCAATGGTGACAAAAAAGATTTGTCAATAACCGAAACCTATATTCATAAAAAAATCAATTCTTTGTATGGAACTCTTGGAATCAACTATAATGGTTGGGCATTCTTGGATGCAACTTTCCGTAATGACTGGTCATCAGCTTTGAATAAAGAAAACCGTTCATTCTTCTATCCGTCTGTTTCATTGTCATGGGTGATCAGTGATATGGTGGGTAAAGTCGGCAAAGGTATGCCCGAATGGTTTACTTATGCTAAAGCACGTGCATCTTTCGCACAAGTAGGTAACGATATGGATGCATATCAGTTATATAATACATATAGTATTGGTTCAGACCCTAATGGCAATACAACTGCCGGACAAGGAAAAACTAAATACGATGCAGATGTACGCAGTGAGTTGATTACTTCTTGGGAAGCCGGTGCTGAATTGAAATTCTTCAATAACCGTTTAGGAGTTGATTTTGCATGGTACAAGACAAACGCAAAACGCCAGTTAATGAATATTCCTTTAAATAACCTTTCCGGTTATGATAACATGAAAGTAAATGCAGGTAACATTCAAAATACCGGTATCGAAATCATGTTGAATGCACGCCCTATCGAAACAACTCAATTTAGTTGGGATACTCAATTGAACTTCTCTCAGAACAAGAGTAAGATTATTGAATTATTGCCGGGAAAACCAGGTATGCAGTATGCTTTAGGAGGTTCTGACGCATTGCAGGTCTATGCAGTTGCGGGAGGTGCTTATGGTGAAATCTGGGGTACCAAATATCAACGAGTAGAAGAAGGAGAATTTAAAGGACAATTATTACTCAATGAATCAGGACTGCCACAGGCCACTAGTGACAAGCATAAGATTGGTGAACAACAGCCTGACTTCTTATTAGGATGGACAAATACATTTAATTATAAAAACTTCACACTTAGTTTCCTGATTGACGGACGTTTTGGTGGTGATATTTTCTCATTCACCAATATGAACTTGCAACGTAGTGGTATTTCTGAATGTACTGCTCCTGGCGGTAAACGTGAGGATATCGTTGTAGCGGGAGTTATCAAAGATGGTAATGGTTATAAGGTAAATGATCAAAGTGTTTCTTTAGAACGTTATTATAAAGCTTTGGCTACAGGCCGCGCCGGTATTTCGGAAGCTTATATTTATGATGCTACCAACATCCGTTTGCGTAACATCGCCTTGAGTTATCGTTTCCCGTCATCTATGTTGAAAAAGACTCCGTTCCAACAGGTTAAGCTTGGTTTCACTGTGAATAATGTATGGATGATTTCAAGCCATTTGGATGGTATTGATCCGGAATCAGTATATGCTACAAGCACTAATGCAACAGGTTTGGAGAACTCGTCAGCTCCGACATCACGTTCTTACCTGTTTAATGTGACTCTTGGTTTCTAA
- a CDS encoding SusD/RagB family nutrient-binding outer membrane lipoprotein yields MKTMNKLFLGLGFCAGLVSCSDFDEVNTNPTAAGEEYVKPQYALNNSIGQAQMNPGTAERIVVYNWASAARICGEMSFLNVGRYSDDYTSAYYYPDLSASIKNATLAITAVENQLEAATTTAHEKEFFPNVKQFARIWRAYLISEFVDNFGPYPIESFLGENPVFNSEKDDYEFILKELKEAAAAINTSVLPVEAEGKCDPFDNVKYDPVKWQKYANSLRMRLAMRLSNIDKATAQTEFEDAAKGNKILTADEMFAVKENDGWDVFSGVYTRSFDDQVLSSTVANLLTNLGGIKVTEQRSDLASYVKPANYLGIKYDRHYVANTDNPTKQYWLDGMPENLDPRALKIFCLPDDENAENYIDKYNDRTAKDFVLYTVDENGNPIPNKDNPGEIKIDATRCWNGYPAGSRGGWSPTLAYNQLVTNGYGPGCTLPMLGKDYCQGKSRIFFAAWETYFLLAEASLYGWNTGTTAKEAYENGIKASFEYFGVSEYVNDYLNSTNYNRVGTSVKFDHTTEPTAEQMTYVDGYSKEQKTVTYEYPTASKTLYGKALNDHLTKIITQKFIAQTPYLVLEMWSDFRRLGLPFFEIPANESSMTGSDMVNAWNPNSWKDGQKWEFYPQRMRYPSSLENADPEGYKQAVELLGGSDNIITPLWWTGR; encoded by the coding sequence ATGAAAACAATGAATAAATTATTTTTGGGGCTTGGCTTTTGCGCCGGATTAGTTTCCTGCTCTGACTTTGATGAAGTCAATACCAATCCCACAGCTGCCGGTGAGGAATATGTAAAACCTCAATATGCATTGAATAATTCTATAGGACAGGCACAGATGAATCCCGGTACTGCAGAACGTATAGTAGTCTATAATTGGGCTAGTGCTGCCAGAATTTGTGGAGAAATGAGTTTTCTGAACGTAGGCCGCTATAGTGATGATTATACATCTGCTTATTATTATCCTGATCTCAGCGCCAGTATTAAAAATGCGACGTTGGCTATTACAGCAGTAGAGAACCAACTCGAAGCGGCCACTACCACTGCACATGAAAAAGAATTTTTCCCGAACGTAAAGCAGTTTGCCCGTATTTGGCGTGCCTATCTTATCAGTGAGTTTGTCGATAATTTCGGACCTTATCCTATTGAAAGTTTCCTAGGGGAAAATCCTGTTTTCAACTCAGAGAAAGATGATTATGAATTCATTTTAAAGGAGTTGAAAGAAGCCGCAGCAGCTATCAACACCTCTGTCCTACCTGTTGAGGCAGAAGGTAAATGCGACCCGTTTGACAATGTAAAATATGATCCTGTGAAGTGGCAGAAATATGCAAATTCACTCCGTATGCGTCTGGCTATGCGTTTATCAAACATCGACAAGGCAACTGCGCAGACCGAATTTGAGGATGCGGCTAAAGGTAACAAGATTTTAACGGCTGATGAGATGTTTGCAGTAAAAGAAAATGATGGATGGGATGTCTTTTCCGGAGTATATACCCGTTCATTTGACGATCAGGTTCTTTCCTCAACAGTTGCTAATCTTCTGACCAATTTAGGTGGTATTAAAGTAACAGAACAACGTTCCGATTTGGCTAGTTATGTTAAACCAGCTAATTATTTAGGTATTAAATATGACAGACATTATGTTGCTAATACAGATAATCCTACTAAACAATATTGGCTGGATGGTATGCCGGAAAATCTTGATCCGCGTGCATTAAAGATATTCTGTTTACCTGATGATGAAAATGCTGAGAACTACATAGATAAATATAATGATAGAACAGCTAAAGATTTCGTTCTTTACACAGTAGACGAAAACGGGAATCCGATTCCTAATAAGGATAATCCTGGGGAAATAAAGATTGATGCAACTCGTTGTTGGAATGGTTATCCCGCTGGTTCGCGCGGTGGATGGTCGCCAACCTTGGCTTATAACCAACTAGTGACAAATGGATATGGCCCCGGCTGTACTCTTCCAATGTTGGGTAAAGACTATTGTCAGGGCAAATCTCGCATATTCTTTGCAGCATGGGAAACTTATTTCTTGTTAGCAGAAGCTTCATTGTATGGTTGGAACACTGGAACAACAGCAAAAGAAGCCTATGAGAACGGTATTAAAGCTAGTTTTGAATACTTTGGTGTTAGCGAATATGTGAATGATTATCTGAATTCCACCAACTACAATCGTGTAGGTACTTCAGTCAAATTTGATCATACCACTGAACCGACTGCTGAACAAATGACTTATGTGGATGGATACAGCAAAGAACAGAAAACTGTTACTTATGAATATCCTACAGCTTCTAAAACTTTATATGGAAAAGCATTGAATGACCACTTGACTAAAATTATCACTCAAAAATTCATTGCACAAACTCCGTATTTGGTATTGGAAATGTGGTCGGATTTCCGCCGTTTGGGATTACCATTCTTTGAGATTCCTGCAAACGAAAGTTCAATGACTGGTTCAGACATGGTTAATGCTTGGAATCCTAATTCTTGGAAAGACGGACAGAAGTGGGAATTTTATCCACAACGTATGCGATATCCTTCCAGTCTGGAGAATGCAGATCCCGAAGGCTATAAACAAGCTGTAGAGTTGTTAGGAGGCTCAGATAATATCATCACTCCTTTATGGTGGACCGGACGTTAA
- a CDS encoding SusD/RagB family nutrient-binding outer membrane lipoprotein translates to MKYRTLAAALLLGSVMFTSCVDEFSELNSDPSTITKPDIRFLFTKCEASFQPGDYAQWFGGFNDLSTWSQTTVSSGGNTTRSNRPTDEANGCGYEVNEVLRYANEIRYQISLLPEEEKATYEYIQYLCNPLLVYLSIQDADLYGSRQYTEAEQARYTNPPLLLPKYDTQEELLEVWLKELDQTINYLSSNEIKDVLNNQDFIYKGDLKKWGKLANSLKLKIAARLINKDRNRAFEIVKQVAESPVGLIATTDDDFVYNKGKFDNNWNNDFSVGVGTQHLIDFLVNNKDPRLLYFFQKNDYNSNVVQAYFDQKREMPDFVEKNVISEVKDGKKVFKEWGGPGEPWVRYYGLPVEIGAGQMDKYEDYFDPTGQLFVLYSAAGAKKSYYPCTYRNQEMVKGLLTYTYPDAPDVTPVQDTQQYGWYGLYFSAAETNFFLAEFTLLGATWNGQKSAQEYFTDGITASVKGYDYVASQNHIPYYDSPYVNDPHDVSIKLQDEWLTELLKKEAYILSGDKVSDLEKVYIQEYLHYFNAPIDQYVNIMRSGVPMKNSSLLPRKEFDEQLGDSYPIPRRFAVTEPLESDQLHDITIAAYKAQGYTYQGTNAKNPQVLHDERVWMDKENPDFGNGPKN, encoded by the coding sequence ATGAAATATAGAACTTTAGCAGCCGCACTGCTTTTAGGAAGTGTAATGTTCACTTCCTGTGTAGATGAATTTTCTGAATTAAATTCAGATCCGTCTACTATTACAAAGCCTGATATCCGTTTCCTGTTCACTAAATGTGAAGCTTCCTTCCAACCGGGAGATTATGCACAATGGTTTGGAGGATTTAATGACCTTTCTACCTGGTCGCAAACAACAGTTTCATCAGGAGGTAATACAACTCGTTCAAATCGTCCGACTGATGAAGCCAATGGTTGTGGTTATGAAGTAAACGAAGTGCTTCGTTATGCTAATGAGATTCGATATCAAATCAGCCTGTTGCCTGAAGAGGAAAAAGCGACTTATGAATACATCCAATATCTTTGTAATCCTTTGTTGGTTTACTTAAGTATCCAAGATGCTGACCTATATGGATCACGTCAATATACAGAAGCAGAACAAGCCAGATATACCAATCCTCCTTTGTTATTGCCTAAATATGACACTCAAGAGGAACTTTTGGAAGTATGGCTGAAAGAACTGGACCAGACTATTAATTATCTGAGCAGTAATGAAATCAAAGATGTTTTGAATAATCAGGACTTTATTTATAAAGGTGATTTGAAAAAATGGGGCAAACTGGCCAATTCTTTGAAATTGAAAATTGCAGCCCGTTTGATAAACAAAGATCGGAACCGCGCTTTTGAAATAGTAAAACAGGTAGCAGAAAGTCCTGTTGGCTTAATTGCTACTACGGATGATGATTTTGTATATAACAAGGGTAAGTTCGATAACAATTGGAATAATGATTTTTCTGTAGGAGTAGGTACGCAACATCTTATAGACTTTTTAGTAAACAACAAAGATCCGCGTTTGCTTTATTTCTTCCAAAAGAATGACTACAATTCTAATGTTGTACAGGCTTATTTTGATCAAAAAAGAGAAATGCCGGATTTTGTAGAGAAGAATGTAATTTCTGAGGTTAAAGACGGAAAGAAAGTCTTTAAAGAATGGGGGGGGCCAGGTGAACCTTGGGTACGTTATTATGGTCTTCCTGTGGAAATAGGTGCAGGGCAGATGGACAAATACGAGGATTATTTTGATCCCACAGGACAATTGTTTGTCTTGTACTCGGCAGCTGGTGCCAAGAAAAGCTATTATCCGTGTACTTACCGGAATCAAGAAATGGTAAAAGGTCTGTTGACATATACTTATCCGGATGCCCCGGATGTTACTCCGGTTCAAGACACTCAACAATATGGTTGGTATGGACTGTATTTTTCGGCAGCGGAAACCAATTTCTTCTTGGCTGAATTCACCCTGTTGGGAGCCACTTGGAATGGACAAAAAAGTGCCCAAGAGTATTTTACAGATGGTATCACTGCTTCAGTAAAAGGATATGATTATGTTGCCAGTCAGAATCATATACCTTATTATGACAGTCCCTACGTAAATGATCCTCATGATGTATCTATTAAGCTGCAAGATGAATGGCTGACAGAACTGCTTAAGAAAGAGGCTTATATTTTAAGTGGAGATAAAGTTTCTGATCTGGAGAAAGTGTATATCCAAGAATATCTCCATTATTTTAATGCACCGATTGATCAATATGTTAACATTATGCGTTCTGGTGTTCCTATGAAAAATAGTTCCCTTTTACCGCGTAAGGAATTTGACGAACAATTGGGTGATTCCTATCCTATCCCTAGAAGATTTGCTGTTACGGAGCCTTTGGAATCAGATCAGTTACATGACATAACTATCGCTGCATATAAAGCACAAGGTTATACATATCAAGGTACAAATGCAAAGAATCCACAGGTTTTGCATGACGAACGTGTATGGATGGATAAAGAAAATCCTGATTTTGGTAACGGACCGAAGAACTGA